One window from the genome of Engraulis encrasicolus isolate BLACKSEA-1 chromosome 16, IST_EnEncr_1.0, whole genome shotgun sequence encodes:
- the pak1ip1 gene encoding p21-activated protein kinase-interacting protein 1-like: MAFEVKIVAGSYEQISFGYRVCRDGEDWTSKPDFTHHAHTACLSAVASNQRYIATGSKDETIQLYDMKKKIEQGALLHHDGTISCLEFYGTSHLLSGGEDGLMCVWRTKKWECLKTIKAHKGHLSSLSVHPSGKLALTVGTDKTLRTWNLTDGRSAFIKNLKQSADIVKWSPEGDKYVVVSNDKIDVYNLETATVTATITNPKRISSVKFIQNTCLGVAGDDETIRLFDLSSEKCVCEFKAHGNRVKSLEGFTVDDFYVVVTASNDGFIKLWKLQMEKNPEPPKLLLEVNTAARLTCLTVFKAAEDSEPTEETPQPASSSQQVIEDLPLPSKNKRVRIVTEEVVLEECSPKKVKKAVNKKKHQ, translated from the exons ATGGCCTTTGAAGTTAAGATTGTCGCTGGAAGTTATGAGCAAATTTCGTTTGGTTACCGTGTCTGCAGAGATGGAGAG GACTGGACGTCAAAACCAGACTTTACtcaccacgcacacacagcctgttTGTCAGCTGTGGCATCCAATCAGAGGTACATTGCCACGGGCAGCAAGGACGAGACCATTCAATTGTATGACATGAAAAAGAAAATCGAACAAGGAGCCTTATTGCACCATGATG GGACCATCTCTTGTCTGGAATTCTATGGCACGTCTCATTTGCTAAGTGGAGGCGAGGAtgggctgatgtgtgtgtggaggacgaAGAAGTGGGAGTGTCTGAAAACAATCAAAGCACACAA GGGTCACTTATCCTCATTGTCCGTCCATCCATCAGGAAAGCTTGCCCTGACTGTTGGCACAGATAAAACACTGAG AACATGGAATCTAACAGATGGAAGATCAGCATTTATAAAGAACCTCAAGCAGA GTGCGGACATTGTTAAGTGGTCTCCCGAGGGAGATAAGTATGTGGTGGTGTCCAATGACAAGATTGATGTGTATAACCTGGAGACTGCCACAGTGACTGCAACCATCACCAACCCAAAGAGAATCTCATCCGTCAAGTTTATACAG AATACCTGTCTGGGTGTGGCTGGTGATGACGAGACCATCCGGCTGTTTGATCTGTCCTCAGAGAAGTGTGTTTGCGAGTTCAAGGCCCACGGCAACAG AGTGAAGTCTCTTGAGGGTTTCACGGTGGATGACTTCTACGTTGTTGTCACTGCATCAAATGATGGATTCATCAAACTCTGGAAGCTGCAAATGGAAAAG AATCCTGAGCCCCCCAAACTTCTGCTGGAGGTTAACACAGCGGCACGGCTGACATGCCTGACTGTGTTCAAGGCAGCCGAAGACAGCGAACCAACAGAAGAGACCCCTCAGCCAGCCTCTTCTAGCCAACAAG TAATTGAAGACCTGCCGCTCCCCTCCAAGAATAAGAGAGTCAGGATTGTTACAGAAGAAGTTGTTCTAGAAGAGTGCagtcccaaaaaagttaaaaaggcTGTTAACAAGAAAAAGCACCAATAA